From uncultured Desulfobacter sp.:
TGACGGTGTTCAACCGGTCTGCCCCACCGATTCACGAATTGGTCACACAGGGGGCGGTTGCAGCTGATTCATATCGAAATGCTGTCAAGGATGCCGATGTCGTATTCACCATGCTGGCCTCCCCTGACGTGGTTGAAACGGTGGCCTTTTCAGAGGAAGGATTTGTGTCGGCAATGAAGAAAAATGCGATCTGGGTGGATTGCTCAACCGTGAATCCGTCTTTTTCCAGAAAAAGTTTTTTGGTGGCAAAGGAGTGCGGCGTCCGGTTCATGGATGCGCCCGTATCCGGAACAAAACCAAATGCAGAGAATGCAGACTTGGCGTTCTTTGTCGGGGCTGAAAAAGGCGATTTGGATGTTGTAAAATTCTTGCTGGAACACATGGGGCAAAAAGTTACACATGTGGGAGAACCAGGCAAAGGGACGGCATTCAAAATGTTGGTAAATTCGCTGTTAGCCCAATCCATGCTAATGCTTTCGGAAAATATACTGCTCGGTGAAAAGCTTGGGTTCTCAAGGGATTTTTTACTGGATGTCCTGCCGAACATGTCGGTCTGTGCACCGTTTACCCAAGCCAAGGCGGAGATGATCCGTAAAGACGATTTTGAAGTCCAATTCCCTTTGGAATGGATGCACAAGGATCTTCACTTGGCGGCTTTGACCGCATATGAAGCGGGCCAGCCCCTGCCGCTGGCAAATTTGGCAAAAGAAATTTACGCGGCTGCAAAACAAGACGGCATGGGCCGGAAAGACTTTTCTGCAATTTATCAGTTTATGAAGAATGAAATATGCTTTTGAAAAGATTTCGGTAAAATGCCTGGGTATTGGACGAAGTCAGCACTGCGATTCACGGCGGCGGAGCCGCCGTGAATAAACAGATATACAATGCATGTATCGTATTATTAGACTAACTTAAGGAGAAAAAAGAATGAAAAAGTTAATTTTTACCGCCCTGTTGGTATTATCCGTTGCAATCCCTGTATGGGCAGTGGATGGCGTGGTTAGTGTCCAAAGCAGGTTTAATGTAAAAGATACTGCAGATCGAATGGAGAGCATTTTGAAAGAAAAAGGAATGACTGTATTCAAACGCATAAGGCATTCTGAGGCAGCTAGCAAAGTCGGCATCGAACTACGAGATACTGAACTGATAATTTTTGGGAATCCAAAGGTGGGGAGCCCCCTTATGAAATGTCAGCAAAGAGTTGCTATTGATTTACCCTTAAAAGCGCTAATCTGGGAAGATGACAACGCTAAGGTCTGGATATCGTATAACGATCCAAAGTATATAGAAAAACGGCATAATATTACCGGTTGCGAAGAAATTATATCAAAAATGGAAAAGGCACTGGCTGGCATAGCAAGATCAGCATCAATGAAATAAGGCAGTCTAATCGTAGAATTCCGGGGGACATGATGCCGTTTTTATAAAAAAATTGTGTTATGTCCTCTGAATTTTGCTGAAGTGGTTGAAAAGGAGTCCTTTTCAGAGGAAGGTTTTGTGTCGGCAATGAAGAAAAATGCGATTTGGGTGGATTACTCAACCGTGAATCCGTCTTTTTCCAGAAAAAGTCTTTTGATGGCAAAGGAGTGCGGCATCCGGTTCATGGATGCGCCCGTATCCGGAACAAAACCAAATGCAGAGAATGCGGATCTGGCTTTCTTTGTCGGAGCTGAAAAAAACGATTTGGATGTTGTAAAATCCTTGCTGGAACACATGGGG
This genomic window contains:
- a CDS encoding NAD(P)-dependent oxidoreductase — translated: MQLAFIGLGIMGSRMAANLLKNNKTLTVFNRSAPPIHELVTQGAVAADSYRNAVKDADVVFTMLASPDVVETVAFSEEGFVSAMKKNAIWVDCSTVNPSFSRKSFLVAKECGVRFMDAPVSGTKPNAENADLAFFVGAEKGDLDVVKFLLEHMGQKVTHVGEPGKGTAFKMLVNSLLAQSMLMLSENILLGEKLGFSRDFLLDVLPNMSVCAPFTQAKAEMIRKDDFEVQFPLEWMHKDLHLAALTAYEAGQPLPLANLAKEIYAAAKQDGMGRKDFSAIYQFMKNEICF
- a CDS encoding DUF302 domain-containing protein; protein product: MKKLIFTALLVLSVAIPVWAVDGVVSVQSRFNVKDTADRMESILKEKGMTVFKRIRHSEAASKVGIELRDTELIIFGNPKVGSPLMKCQQRVAIDLPLKALIWEDDNAKVWISYNDPKYIEKRHNITGCEEIISKMEKALAGIARSASMK
- a CDS encoding NAD(P)-binding domain-containing protein codes for the protein MVEKESFSEEGFVSAMKKNAIWVDYSTVNPSFSRKSLLMAKECGIRFMDAPVSGTKPNAENADLAFFVGAEKNDLDVVKSLLEHMGAKSYACGRTRQRDGIKNVGKFAVSPIHDNAFGKYTALAKEIYAAAKQDGLGRKYFSAIYQFMKN